In Malania oleifera isolate guangnan ecotype guangnan chromosome 8, ASM2987363v1, whole genome shotgun sequence, a single window of DNA contains:
- the LOC131161338 gene encoding protein PHOSPHATE-INDUCED 1-like, which translates to MVSFPSFLSHGFLPLIFLILLFHVSLAARRLHELVQDQPLLLRYHDGPLLYGNISVNLIWYGNFKPSQLAIVSDFISSLSSSRKHHQPEPSVTTWWNITKKYYHFSSKRGQPLSLRLKNRITDNTYSLGKLLTSKQIVQLASRGEHKNAINVVLTSPDVAVEGFCSGRCGTHGWSSSPAGSNKVKGKNNKFAYIWVGNSETQCPGQCAWPFHQPIYGPQSPPLLAPNNDVGLDGIVINLASLLAGTATNPFGNGYYQGESGAQLEAASACTGIYGNGAYPGYAGNLLTDETTGASYNANGANGRKYLLPAVYDPSTSSCYTLV; encoded by the coding sequence ATggtttcttttccttcttttctttctcatgGGTTCCTGCCACTCATCTTTCTAATTTTGCTATTTCATGTGTCGTTGGCCGCAAGGAGGCTACATGAGCTGGTGCAAGACCAGCCTCTGCTCCTGCGATACCACGACGGCCCTCTTCTCTACGGCAACATTTCCGTTAACCTCATCTGGTACGGAAACTTCAAGCCATCCCAGCTCGCCATTGTCTCCGATTTCATCTCCTCCCTTTCTTCTTCCCGAAAACACCACCAACCCGAACCCTCTGTTACCACCTGGTGGAATATCACGAAAAAATATTACCACTTCTCCTCCAAAAGAGGACAACCCCTATCCCTCCGTCTCAAAAATCGAATCACGGACAACACCTACTCCCTGGGGAAGCTCCTCACGAGCAAGCAAATCGTGCAGTTGGCTTCGAGGGGCGAACACAAGAACGCCATTAACGTTGTTCTGACTTCCCCGGACGTCGCCGTCGAGGGGTTCTGCTCCGGGCGGTGCGGGACACACGGGTGGTCTTCTTCCCCTGCTGGAAGCAACAAAGTGAAGGGGAAGAACAACAAATTCGCTTACATTTGGGTGGGGAACTCGGAGACTCAGTGCCCGGGTCAATGCGCTTGGCCCTTCCACCAGCCCATCTACGGACCGCAGAGCCCGCCCCTGTTGGCGCCCAACAACGACGTCGGCTTGGACGGCATCGTCATAAACCTGGCTAGCCTCTTGGCCGGAACTGCGACGAACCCATTTGGAAATGGGTATTACCAGGGCGAATCCGGGGCTCAATTGGAGGCTGCTTCTGCCTGTACAGGGATTTATGGAAATGGGGCTTATCCTGGTTATGCAGGGAACCTGTTGACCGATGAAACAACAGGCGCCAGTTATAATGCCAATGGTGCAAATGGGAGGAAGTACTTGCTTCCGGCGGTGTATGATCCTTCTACATCGTCTTGCTACACTTTAGTGTGA